From the genome of Eucalyptus grandis isolate ANBG69807.140 chromosome 2, ASM1654582v1, whole genome shotgun sequence, one region includes:
- the LOC104428237 gene encoding galactinol synthase 2, which translates to MAPVMAVDAATNGIVKPKPGDQPSCAYVTFLAGNGDYVKGVVGLAKGLRKAKSKYPLVVAILPDVPADHRKILVDQGCIVREIEPVYPPENQTQFAMAYYVINYSKLRIWEFVEYSKMIYLDGDIQVFDNIDHLFDLPNGFFYAVMDCFCEKTWSHTPQYEVGYCQQCPDKVQWPDHVGPRPSLYFNAGMFVYEPNLYTYHDLLETLKITPTTSFAEQDFLNMYFKDIYKPIPNVYNFVLAMLWRHPENVELDKVKVVHYCAAGSKPWRYTGEEQNMDRDDIKMLVKKWQDIYNDESLDYKNIIARDEAAKQTKWDRFLAALAEAGAFRFITAPTAA; encoded by the exons ATGGCTCCTGTCATGGCCGTCGATGCTGCTACTAATGGCATCGTGAAGCCGAAGCCCGGGGACCAGCCTAGTTGTGCCTACGTGACGTTTTTGGCCGGAAACGGCGATTACGTGAAGGGCGTGGTTGGGCTGGCCAAGGGGTTGAGGAAGGCGAAGAGCAAGTACCCGCTTGTGGTCGCCATCTTGCCTGACGTGCCGGCTGATCACCGGAAGATCCTGGTGGATCAAGGTTGCATCGTGAGGGAGATCGAGCCCGTCTATCCGCCGGAGAACCAAACACAGTTCGCCATGGCCTATTACGTCATCAACTACTCCAAGCTCCGAATTTGGGAG TTTGTCGAGTACAGCAAGATGATCTATTTGGATGGAGACATCCAAGTCTTCGACAACATTGACCACCTCTTCGACCTCCCGAACGGCTTCTTCTATGCAGTCATGGACTGCTTTTGCGAGAAGACATGGAGTCACACCCCTCAATACGAAGTCGGGTATTGCCAACAATGCCCCGACAAGGTCCAATGGCCCGACCACGTTGGCCCGAGGCCGTCTCTCTACTTCAACGCCGGCATGTTCGTGTATGAGCCAAACCTCTACACTTACCACGATTTGCTCGAAACCCTCAAGATCACACCTACAACTTCATTTGCGGAACAAGATTTCTTGAACATGTACTTCAAGGACATTTACAAACCGATTCCTAATGTGTACAACTTTGTACTCGCGATGTTGTGGCGTCACCCTGAGAACGTTGAGTTGGACAAGGTGAAGGTCGTTCATTATTGTGCCGCCGGGTCGAAGCCATGGCGGTACACGGGCGAGGAACAGAACATGGATCGGGACGATATCAAGATGCTGGTGAAGAAGTGGCAGGATATTTACAATGATGAGTCCTTGGACTACAAGAATATCATTGCAAGGGATGAAGCGGCGAAGCAAACAAAATGGGATCGATTCCTTGCGGCGTTGGCGGAGGCCGGAGCTTTCCGCTTCATAACTGCCCCGACTGCAGCCTAG
- the LOC104428239 gene encoding galactinol synthase 2 — protein MAPTMAAADAAANGVVKLKPEDQPTCAYVTFLAGNGDYVKGVVGLAKGLRKAKSKYPLVVAILPDVPADHRKILVDQGCIVREIEPVYPPESQTQFAMAYYVINYSKLRIWEFVEYKKMIYLDGDIQVFDNIDHLFDLQNGFFYAIMDCFCEKTWSHTPQYKIGYCQQCPDKVQWPDHVGPKPPLYFNAGMFVYEPDLDTYHDLLETLKITPPTSFAEQDLLNMYFKDIYRPTPNVYNLVLAMLWRHPENVELDKVKVVHYCAAGSKPWRYTGEEENMDREDIKMLVKKWWDIYDDESLDYKNIVARDEAAKRTIWDRFLKALEEAGAFRFLTAPSAA, from the exons ATGGCTCCCACCATGGCCGCTGCCGATGCTGCCGCTAATGGCGTCGTGAAGCTGAAGCCCGAGGACCAGCCCACCTGTGCCTACGTGACGTTTCTAGCTGGAAACGGTGATTACGTGAAGGGTGTGGTCGGGCTGGCCAAGGGGCTCAGGAAAGCGAAGAGCAAGTACCCACTTGTAGTGGCGATCTTGCCTGACGTGCCGGCAGATCACCGGAAGATCCTAGTGGATCAGGGCTGCATCGTGAGGGAGATTGAGCCTGTCTATCCGCCGGAGAGCCAGACCCAGTTCGCCATGGCTTATTATGTGATCAACTACTCCAAACTTAGAATTTGGGAG TTTGTGGAGTACAAAAAGATGATCTATTTGGATGGTGACATCCAAGTCTTCGACAACATCGATCACCTCTTCGACCTCCAAAATGGCTTCTTCTATGCCATCATGGACTGCTTCTGCGAGAAGACATGGAGCCACACCCCTCAGTACAAAATCGGGTACTGCCAACAGTGCCCCGACAAGGTCCAATGGCCCGACCACGTTGGCCCAAAGCCACCTCTCTACTTCAACGCCGGCATGTTTGTGTACGAGCCAGACCTCGACACTTACCACGATTTGCTCGAAACTCTCAAGATCACACCTCCCACTTCATTTGCTGAACAGGACCTCCTGAACATGTACTTCAAGGACATCTACAGACCGACTCCTAACGTGTACAACCTGGTGCTCGCGATGTTGTGGCGTCACCCTGAGAACGTCGAGCTGGACAAGGTGAAGGTCGTCCATTATTGTGCCGCTGGGTCGAAGCCGTGGCGGTACACAGGCGAGGAAGAGAACATGGACCGGGAGGACATCAAGATGCTGGTGAAGAAGTGGTGGGATATTTACGACGACGAGTCCTTGGACTACAAGAATATCGTTGCAAGAGATGAAGCGGCTAAGCGAACCATATGGGATCGATTCCTCAAGGCGTTGGAGGAGGCCGGAGCTTTCCGCTTCTTGACGGCCCCATCTGCAGCCTAG
- the LOC104428238 gene encoding galactinol synthase 2, with translation MAPVMAVDAATNGIVKPKPGDHPSWAYVTFLAGNGDYVKGVVGLAKGLRKAKSKYPLVVAILPDVPADHRKILVDQGCIVREIEPVYPPENQTQFAMAYYVINYSKLRIWEFVEYSKMIYLDGDIQVFDNIDHLFDLQNGSFYAVMDCFCEKTWSHTPQYEIGYCQQCPDKVQWPDHVGPKPSLYFNAGMFVYEPNLDTYHDLLETLKITPTTAFAEQDFLNMYFKDIYKPIPNAYNLVLAMLWRHPENVELDKVKVVHYCAAGSKPWRYTGEEQNMDRDDIKMLVKKWRDIYDDESLDYKNIIARDEAAKKTKWDRFLAALVEAGAFRFITAPTAA, from the exons ATGGCTCCTGTCATGGCCGTCGATGCTGCTACTAATGGCATCGTGAAGCCGAAGCCCGGGGACCATCCTAGTTGGGCCTACGTGACGTTTTTGGCCGGAAACGGCGATTACGTGAAGGGCGTGGTTGGGCTGGCCAAGGGGTTGAGGAAGGCGAAGAGCAAGTACCCGCTTGTGGTCGCCATCTTGCCTGACGTGCCGGCTGATCACCGGAAGATCCTGGTGGATCAAGGTTGCATCGTGAGGGAGATCGAGCCCGTCTATCCGCCGGAGAACCAAACGCAGTTCGCCATGGCCTATTACGTCATCAACTACTCCAAGCTCCGAATTTGGGAG TTTGTCGAGTATAGCAAGATGATCTATTTGGATGGAGACATCCAAGTCTTTGACAACATCGACCACCTCTTCGACCTCCAGAACGGCTCCTTCTACGCCGTCATGGATTGCTTTTGCGAGAAGACATGGAGTCACACCCCTCAATACGAAATCGGGTATTGCCAACAGTGCCCCGACAAGGTCCAATGGCCCGACCACGTTGGCCCAAAGCCGTCTCTCTACTTCAACGCCGGCATGTTCGTGTACGAGCCAAACCTCGACACTTACCACGATTTGCTCGAAACCCTCAAGATCACACCTACAACTGCATTTGCGGAACAAGATTTCTTGAACATGTACTTCAAGGACATTTACAAACCAATTCCTAATGCGTACAACCTTGTACTCGCGATGTTGTGGCGTCACCCTGAGAACGTTGAGTTGGACAAGGTGAAGGTCGTTCATTATTGTGCCGCCGGGTCGAAGCCATGGCGGTACACGGGCGAGGAACAGAACATGGATCGGGACGATATCAAGATGCTGGTGAAGAAGTGGCGGGATATTTACGATGATGAGTCCTTAGACTACAAGAATATCATTGCAAGAGATGAAGCGGCGAAGAAAACAAAATGGGATCGATTCCTTGCGGCGTTGGTGGAGGCCGGAGCTTTCCGCTTCATAACTGCCCCGACTGCAGCCTAG